A window of the Haloarcula litorea genome harbors these coding sequences:
- a CDS encoding MFS transporter has product MPAVPPRLDRVGHAVDRRQVRVGERGHPRQCHRRRVDRPAGKPLSSSGVAGAVSFWSATVRKRVMARDRWLYAWAVGSVALGAASLLVPLYFVTIGGSTLLLGVLAGLAAAAGAPGALLFGRVADRTGKRRSLVLLALGLATVAIVVVALTDVEWVVIAGNGLLWFAAGAVAPVLTLLVTLGHLERDWPGRFAALNRYQGWGWAGGLVLGLVWTTALSGPLGAETAQRWLLWLCAAVAATAALLVAAWLPSDAAAAEQPRPSRVARAVARARRVPVRSATFPVGPARLYWLTRSMHPRAVAARFTPSLALYFAAVVAIFVGSGVFWGPLPAYLSTVQGYDSGVVFALYFLSSLGSALCYGWAGNLAERYDSAGLQTAGLLVRAVLHPAVVVVGLVLPATVVSVVANGAVFVGIGVAWAVIAVTAASIVTGLAPPAIRGEALGIYTAVSGLASGVGSVAGGWLAGYGFLTAFVVAGAFVAVGAALTTVVWRRNGEAASATTAATGQ; this is encoded by the coding sequence GTGCCAGCGGTCCCGCCACGTCTTGACCGTGTAGGTCACGCCGTTGACCGTCGGCAGGTACGTGTCGGTGAACGCGGCCACCCGCGGCAGTGTCATCGCCGCCGGGTAGACCGACCAGCGGGTAAACCCTTGTCATCCAGCGGCGTCGCCGGGGCAGTGTCCTTTTGGTCGGCCACGGTGAGAAAGCGGGTAATGGCACGGGACCGCTGGCTGTACGCGTGGGCTGTCGGATCGGTCGCACTCGGGGCGGCGTCGCTGCTCGTCCCGCTGTACTTCGTCACGATTGGGGGGAGCACGCTGTTGCTCGGCGTCCTCGCCGGCCTCGCGGCCGCGGCCGGGGCACCGGGCGCACTGCTGTTCGGTCGGGTCGCGGACCGCACCGGGAAACGACGCTCGCTCGTCCTGCTGGCGCTCGGACTGGCGACGGTGGCCATCGTCGTCGTCGCACTGACCGACGTCGAGTGGGTCGTCATCGCCGGGAACGGCCTGCTGTGGTTCGCCGCGGGCGCGGTCGCTCCGGTACTCACCCTGCTCGTCACCCTCGGGCACCTCGAACGGGACTGGCCGGGCCGGTTCGCCGCGCTCAACCGCTACCAGGGCTGGGGGTGGGCCGGCGGCCTTGTCCTCGGGCTCGTCTGGACCACCGCTCTGAGCGGGCCCCTCGGTGCCGAGACGGCCCAGCGCTGGCTGCTGTGGCTCTGTGCCGCCGTCGCCGCCACCGCGGCGCTGCTCGTGGCCGCGTGGCTCCCGAGCGACGCGGCCGCGGCAGAACAGCCCCGTCCCAGCCGCGTCGCCCGTGCGGTCGCACGGGCGCGCCGGGTGCCGGTCCGCAGTGCCACCTTTCCCGTCGGACCGGCCCGGCTCTACTGGCTCACCCGGTCGATGCACCCCCGGGCCGTGGCCGCGCGCTTCACCCCGTCGCTGGCGCTGTACTTCGCGGCCGTCGTCGCCATCTTCGTCGGGTCCGGGGTCTTCTGGGGACCGCTGCCGGCGTACCTCTCGACGGTCCAGGGGTACGACTCCGGCGTGGTGTTCGCGCTGTACTTCCTCTCCAGTCTCGGCTCGGCGCTGTGCTACGGGTGGGCCGGGAACCTGGCCGAGCGGTACGACAGTGCCGGCCTCCAGACCGCCGGCCTCCTCGTCCGCGCGGTCCTGCACCCGGCGGTGGTCGTGGTCGGGCTGGTCCTCCCGGCGACGGTCGTCAGCGTCGTCGCCAACGGTGCCGTCTTCGTCGGCATCGGCGTGGCCTGGGCCGTCATCGCCGTGACGGCGGCCAGCATCGTCACGGGCCTCGCGCCCCCGGCAATCCGCGGCGAGGCGCTTGGCATCTACACCGCCGTCTCCGGGCTCGCCAGCGGCGTCGGCTCCGTCGCCGGCGGCTGGCTCGCCGGCTACGGCTTCCTCACGGCCTTCGTCGTCGCCGGCGCGTTCGTGGCGGTCGGGGCCGCGCTGACGACGGTCGTCTGGCGTCGCAACGGGGAGGCGGCGAGCGCGACGACGGCGGCGACCGGCCAGTAG
- the gatA gene encoding Asp-tRNA(Asn)/Glu-tRNA(Gln) amidotransferase subunit GatA, whose protein sequence is MEHNGYIATETIEGADDGPLAGRTVAVKDNISTEGVGTTCGSKMLEDYVPPYDATVVERLKGAGATIPGKTNMDEFGMGTTTETSAFGPVENPVAEGRVPGGSSGGSAAVVAAGDADLALGSDTGGSIRCPAAFCGVVGIKPTYGLVSRYGLVAYANSLEQIGPIAPTVEEAAELLEVIAGPDERDATTRDATDNGGSYDYAAAADGDVDGLSIGVPTELLDGADGEVVETFWDALDELESKGASYHEVDLPSVEHAVEAYYVIAMGEASSNLARFDGVRYGRSGGRDGNWNESFANARERGFGEEVKRRVLLGTYALSAGYHDKYYKKAQDARAWVKQDFDAALSDADVLASPTMPVPPMERGESLDDPLTMYLADANTTPVNLANLPAISVPAGETSDGLPVGLQLVGSAFDEQTIIRAGSALA, encoded by the coding sequence ATGGAGCACAACGGCTACATCGCGACCGAGACCATCGAGGGGGCCGACGACGGACCGCTGGCCGGTCGCACGGTCGCGGTCAAGGACAACATCTCCACCGAGGGCGTCGGCACCACCTGCGGGTCGAAGATGCTCGAAGACTACGTCCCGCCGTACGACGCCACCGTCGTCGAGCGCCTGAAGGGGGCCGGCGCGACCATCCCCGGAAAGACGAACATGGACGAGTTCGGGATGGGGACGACGACCGAGACCTCCGCGTTCGGGCCGGTCGAGAACCCCGTCGCCGAGGGGCGCGTCCCCGGCGGTTCCTCCGGCGGTTCGGCGGCAGTCGTCGCCGCGGGCGACGCCGACCTGGCGCTGGGCAGCGACACCGGCGGCTCGATCCGCTGTCCCGCCGCCTTCTGTGGCGTCGTCGGCATCAAGCCCACCTACGGGCTGGTCTCGCGCTACGGGCTGGTCGCCTACGCCAACAGCCTCGAACAGATCGGTCCCATCGCGCCCACCGTCGAGGAGGCCGCCGAACTGCTGGAGGTGATCGCCGGTCCCGACGAGCGCGACGCGACGACCCGCGACGCGACCGACAACGGCGGGAGCTACGACTACGCCGCCGCGGCCGACGGCGACGTCGACGGGCTCTCGATCGGCGTCCCGACGGAACTGCTCGACGGGGCCGACGGGGAAGTCGTCGAGACGTTCTGGGACGCACTGGACGAACTGGAGTCGAAGGGCGCGAGCTACCACGAGGTCGACCTCCCGAGCGTCGAGCACGCCGTCGAGGCCTACTACGTCATCGCGATGGGCGAGGCGTCCTCGAACCTCGCCCGCTTCGACGGGGTCCGCTACGGACGGAGCGGCGGCCGCGACGGCAACTGGAACGAGTCGTTCGCGAACGCCCGCGAGCGTGGCTTCGGCGAGGAGGTCAAGCGCCGCGTCCTCCTCGGAACCTACGCCCTCTCGGCGGGCTACCACGACAAGTACTACAAGAAGGCCCAGGACGCCCGTGCCTGGGTCAAGCAGGACTTCGACGCGGCGCTTTCCGACGCCGACGTGCTGGCCTCGCCGACGATGCCCGTCCCGCCGATGGAACGCGGCGAGAGCCTGGACGACCCGCTGACGATGTACCTCGCCGACGCCAACACGACGCCGGTCAACCTCGCGAACCTCCCGGCGATCTCGGTCCCCGCCGGCGAGACCAGCGACGGCCTCCCGGTGGGACTCCAGCTCGTCGGGTCGGCCTTCGACGAGCAGACGATCATTCGGGCCGGGAGCGCGCTGGCGTAG
- a CDS encoding FAD-binding domain-containing protein: MTDAVVWHRADLRTVDNAALAAASDADRVAPAFVVDPVYYGDDGLACDARLRFLHECLADLRGQYRDLGSDLALLSGDPHERVPELLDRGFAVYVNRDVTARRGLARDEALLDREGVQVFDDDGIRRPGQRHRDGTVAVDTRATRAGEGWDDHCEAYFEREPHARPDGLGPNPVDSEVTIEEVEARHDVAPEKRGVPAGGTMAGNERLSAFVDRLTDYPRVVSPPAAAEDRSSRLSPYLTFGALSHRQVYQRVQSAPESRGREMYTSRLFWNRHYHQKLADWPGWTERAVNPVFRGLFRDEHDEDLDAAWREGRTGFPMVDAAMRALTETGYVNFRMRALAATFYVYVLKQWWRRGADFVYEHLVDADPAINYTQWQSQCNLTGVHPVRVYDPEKQLREYDPDGAFVREYVPELAPLPDEHLPAPAETPVGVQRECGVDVGEDYPYPVVDYDHEAERARERYAALADRAREALSDPRVRRRGSFSNRGRDRADDGGEDGGQTSLDDF; this comes from the coding sequence GTGACCGACGCCGTCGTCTGGCACCGGGCCGACCTCCGTACCGTCGACAACGCGGCGCTCGCGGCCGCCAGCGACGCAGACCGGGTCGCGCCGGCGTTCGTCGTCGACCCGGTGTACTACGGCGACGACGGGCTCGCCTGCGACGCCCGCCTGCGGTTCCTCCACGAGTGCCTCGCCGACCTCCGCGGGCAGTACCGCGACCTGGGGAGCGACCTCGCGTTGCTGTCGGGGGACCCTCACGAACGCGTCCCCGAACTCCTCGATCGCGGCTTCGCGGTGTACGTCAACCGCGACGTGACCGCGCGCCGGGGACTGGCCCGCGACGAGGCGCTCCTCGACCGCGAGGGCGTGCAGGTGTTCGACGACGACGGGATCCGCCGTCCCGGCCAGCGCCACCGAGACGGGACCGTGGCGGTCGACACGCGCGCGACGCGGGCCGGCGAGGGGTGGGACGACCACTGCGAGGCGTACTTCGAGCGCGAGCCCCACGCACGACCGGACGGGCTCGGCCCGAACCCGGTGGACTCCGAGGTGACGATCGAGGAGGTCGAGGCCAGACACGACGTGGCTCCCGAGAAGCGCGGCGTGCCGGCGGGGGGAACGATGGCGGGAAACGAGCGGCTGTCGGCGTTCGTCGACCGTCTGACCGACTACCCGCGCGTCGTCTCGCCGCCCGCCGCCGCGGAGGACCGCTCGTCGCGGCTCTCGCCGTACCTGACGTTCGGCGCGCTCTCCCACCGGCAGGTGTACCAGCGGGTCCAGTCGGCCCCCGAGAGCCGGGGCCGGGAGATGTACACCTCGCGGCTGTTCTGGAACCGCCACTACCACCAGAAGCTGGCCGACTGGCCGGGCTGGACCGAGCGGGCGGTCAACCCCGTGTTCCGGGGGCTGTTCCGGGACGAGCACGACGAGGACCTGGACGCCGCGTGGCGCGAGGGCCGGACGGGGTTCCCGATGGTCGACGCCGCGATGCGCGCGCTGACCGAGACCGGCTACGTCAACTTCCGGATGCGGGCGCTGGCGGCGACGTTCTACGTCTACGTGCTGAAACAGTGGTGGAGGCGCGGGGCCGACTTCGTGTACGAACACCTCGTCGACGCCGACCCCGCCATCAACTACACGCAGTGGCAGTCCCAGTGCAACCTCACCGGCGTCCACCCGGTGCGGGTGTACGACCCCGAAAAGCAGCTCCGAGAGTACGACCCCGACGGCGCGTTCGTCCGCGAGTACGTCCCCGAGCTGGCACCGCTCCCGGACGAACACCTGCCAGCGCCGGCCGAGACCCCGGTCGGCGTCCAGCGGGAGTGTGGGGTCGACGTGGGCGAGGACTACCCCTACCCCGTCGTCGACTACGACCACGAGGCCGAGCGGGCCCGGGAGCGGTACGCCGCCCTCGCCGACCGGGCGCGCGAGGCGCTGTCGGACCCGCGGGTCCGCCGCCGGGGATCGTTCTCGAACCGCGGACGGGACCGGGCCGACGACGGGGGCGAGGACGGCGGCCAGACCAGCCTCGACGACTTCTAG
- a CDS encoding transcription initiation factor IIB, with the protein MTDTTIRRYTSERETEDEQTSEQEEESLVCPECGGSLVSDSERGETVCEDCGLVVEEDEIDPGPEWRAFDSKEKDEKSRVGAPTTNMMHDKGLSTNIGWQDKDAYGNSLSSRQREKMQRLRTWNERFRTRDSKERNLKQALGEIDRMASALGLPENVRETASVIYRRALDEDLLPGRSIEGVSTASLYAAARQAGTPRSLDEIANVSRVGKDEIARTYRYVVRELSLEIQPADPESYVPRFASDLDLSEEVERRARQLLKNAKEEGVHSGKSPVGLAAAAVYAASLLTNEKVTQSEVSEVANISEVTIRNRYHELLEAEDSVHV; encoded by the coding sequence ATGACTGACACCACTATCCGCCGATACACGAGCGAGCGCGAGACAGAGGACGAGCAGACGAGCGAGCAGGAAGAGGAGTCCCTGGTCTGTCCCGAGTGTGGCGGTTCGCTGGTCTCCGACAGCGAGCGCGGTGAGACGGTCTGTGAGGACTGCGGCCTCGTCGTCGAGGAAGACGAGATCGACCCCGGCCCCGAGTGGCGCGCGTTCGACTCCAAGGAGAAAGACGAGAAGTCCCGCGTCGGCGCGCCGACCACGAACATGATGCACGACAAGGGCCTCTCGACGAACATCGGCTGGCAGGACAAGGACGCCTACGGCAACTCCCTGTCCTCGCGCCAGCGCGAGAAGATGCAGCGCCTGCGCACCTGGAACGAGCGGTTCCGCACCCGCGACTCAAAGGAGCGCAACCTCAAACAGGCGCTGGGCGAGATCGACCGGATGGCCTCGGCGCTGGGCCTGCCCGAGAACGTCCGCGAGACCGCCTCGGTCATCTACCGCCGGGCGCTGGACGAGGACCTGCTGCCCGGTCGCTCCATCGAGGGCGTCTCCACGGCCAGCCTCTACGCCGCGGCCCGCCAGGCCGGCACGCCGCGGTCGCTGGACGAGATCGCCAACGTCTCCCGCGTCGGCAAGGACGAGATCGCCCGGACCTACCGCTACGTCGTCCGCGAGCTCAGCCTCGAGATCCAGCCCGCCGACCCCGAGAGCTACGTGCCCCGCTTCGCCTCCGACCTCGACCTCTCCGAGGAGGTCGAGCGCCGGGCCCGCCAGCTGCTGAAAAACGCCAAGGAGGAGGGCGTTCACTCCGGGAAGTCCCCCGTCGGGCTGGCCGCCGCGGCCGTCTACGCCGCCTCGCTGCTGACGAACGAGAAGGTCACCCAGAGCGAGGTCAGCGAGGTCGCGAACATCTCCGAGGTCACCATCCGCAACCGCTACCACGAACTGCTCGAGGCCGAGGACAGCGTCCACGTCTAA
- a CDS encoding HalOD1 output domain-containing protein produces MSDQHDERPPTKRIVEREVEPGEETPNYRVLETIADVEDVDETELPPLYPRIDHILDELFSEPPVPESQIEISFSYHGYRVRITQEGVVSLRKLEDDLDAAVE; encoded by the coding sequence ATGTCGGATCAACACGACGAGCGTCCGCCGACGAAGAGGATCGTCGAGCGTGAGGTCGAACCCGGTGAGGAGACGCCGAACTACCGGGTACTCGAGACCATCGCGGACGTCGAGGACGTCGACGAGACGGAACTGCCGCCCCTCTACCCCCGCATCGACCACATCCTGGACGAACTGTTCAGCGAGCCACCCGTCCCGGAGTCACAGATCGAGATCTCCTTCTCCTACCACGGCTACAGGGTCCGGATCACCCAGGAGGGCGTCGTCTCGCTCAGGAAACTCGAGGACGACCTCGACGCGGCCGTGGAGTGA
- the gatC gene encoding Asp-tRNA(Asn)/Glu-tRNA(Gln) amidotransferase subunit GatC: protein MSDNAVDPEAVEHVADLARVDLDDEEVERFTEQFGEILAAFEALDEVPETDREADLTNVMRPDEVREGLTQEEALRNAPDSEEGQFKGPKVS from the coding sequence ATGAGCGACAACGCCGTCGACCCCGAGGCGGTCGAGCACGTGGCCGACCTGGCCCGGGTCGACCTCGACGACGAGGAGGTCGAGCGGTTCACCGAGCAGTTCGGCGAGATCCTGGCCGCCTTCGAGGCGCTGGACGAGGTGCCCGAGACAGACCGGGAGGCCGACCTCACGAACGTGATGCGGCCCGACGAGGTCCGCGAGGGACTGACCCAGGAGGAGGCGCTCCGCAACGCACCCGACTCCGAGGAGGGGCAGTTCAAGGGGCCGAAGGTGTCGTAG
- a CDS encoding PAS domain S-box protein, which translates to MPGDELTPTQRETLGVFGADREPLTTSEVATRLDLGRRSAYDRLRHLVDCGRLATKKVGASGRVWWRPVEAATRGAGQQATAGAGEGPSQAGELESVLERIDDAFFALDDDWRFTYVNDRAETLLEQSADALLGQRVWDAFPGTVDSAFEAEYRRAMRTGESRSFQARYPPLDRLFDVTAYPSESGLSVYFRDITQRRARERELERYEAIIETMDDGVYVVGEDGTLTFVNDAYADLLGEEPADLLGRHASAIVDEETAERAHTLQSELRDGSRETARMETTLTTADGDEIVAEATFSLLDGPEPGTTERIGVVRDVTERHERERRLEQYETVVETVDDGVYVVDDRNRFVMVNEAHTRLTGYDREELLGAEATLVTSETDLARADRRNDALVDSDEDATTIETELLTADGDTVPVETRFTPFPMDGDEQRYGRAGVVREVTDRKRRERLLRTRARQQSVIAALGRQSLDDGDLDGLMDEATRRVAETLAVDYVKVLDLDDDGDELLLRAGTGWDEGIVGSATVSAVENGSQAAYTLDASDPVVVEDLADEERFDGPDLLTNHDVRSGISVLIGPDDDPWGILGVHDTEPRSVSPLDVNFVQSVANTLAAAIEAHARKQELIRQREQLSALDELNRVVRETTDAVIEQSTREEIEETVCERLAATESYLFAWLGGVETGSSELVTRAQAGAADYLDEIETSIDPDDDLGQGPTGRAFRTRETQTVDDVETDADYAPWSVDAVAHGIRSSAAVPIVHDKVLYGVLSIYAGRTGAFEGRERAVVDQLGEFVGHAIAATERKQALMSDEVVELEFEIADVFEDFGVESGEAGRITIENTVPISDDEFRIYGAVTPEGRATLRTAVEEHPHWHSLTVRGDQDRRFEFCATEPPILSTLAAVGGRIERGVVRDGDYYLTVHVPPSADVRRIIDAVDEHYPSSQLLKRRQTTREDPRARVQQALTDDLTDRQRTTLEIAHGIGFFEWPREATAEEAADSLGVAAPTFHQHLRKAQRKVFDSLLAARTAARPTE; encoded by the coding sequence ATGCCCGGCGACGAACTGACGCCGACCCAGCGGGAGACGCTGGGGGTGTTCGGGGCCGACCGAGAGCCGCTGACGACGAGCGAGGTGGCGACGCGTCTCGACCTGGGTCGACGCAGCGCGTACGACCGACTGCGCCACCTGGTCGACTGCGGTCGGCTGGCCACCAAGAAGGTCGGAGCCAGCGGCCGGGTCTGGTGGCGGCCGGTCGAGGCGGCGACCCGGGGGGCCGGGCAACAGGCGACCGCCGGCGCTGGCGAGGGACCGTCCCAGGCGGGAGAACTGGAGTCGGTGCTCGAGCGTATCGACGACGCCTTCTTCGCGCTCGACGACGACTGGCGGTTCACCTACGTCAACGACCGGGCGGAGACGCTCCTCGAACAGTCGGCCGACGCCCTCCTCGGCCAGCGGGTCTGGGACGCGTTTCCCGGAACCGTCGACTCCGCCTTCGAGGCCGAGTACCGCCGGGCGATGCGAACCGGAGAGTCCCGGTCGTTCCAGGCGCGGTACCCCCCGCTCGATCGGTTGTTCGACGTGACGGCGTACCCCTCCGAGAGCGGGCTGTCGGTCTACTTCCGTGACATCACCCAGCGTCGGGCACGCGAACGGGAACTCGAACGGTACGAGGCCATCATCGAGACGATGGACGACGGGGTGTACGTCGTCGGCGAGGACGGGACGCTCACGTTCGTCAACGACGCGTACGCGGACCTGCTGGGGGAAGAGCCGGCCGACCTGCTCGGCCGCCACGCGTCCGCGATCGTCGACGAAGAGACCGCGGAGCGGGCACACACGCTCCAGTCGGAGTTGCGGGACGGTAGCCGCGAGACGGCGCGGATGGAGACGACGCTGACGACGGCGGACGGCGACGAGATCGTCGCGGAGGCCACCTTCTCGCTGCTCGACGGTCCCGAGCCCGGGACCACCGAGCGGATCGGCGTCGTCCGGGACGTCACCGAGCGTCACGAGCGAGAGCGCCGGCTAGAACAGTACGAGACCGTCGTCGAGACGGTCGACGACGGCGTCTACGTCGTCGACGATCGGAACCGGTTCGTCATGGTCAACGAGGCTCACACGCGCCTGACGGGCTACGACCGCGAGGAACTGCTGGGCGCGGAGGCGACGCTCGTGACGAGCGAGACCGACCTGGCCCGGGCCGACCGTCGGAACGATGCCCTCGTCGACAGCGACGAGGACGCGACGACCATCGAGACCGAGCTCCTCACCGCCGACGGAGACACCGTGCCCGTAGAGACCCGGTTCACGCCGTTCCCGATGGACGGAGACGAGCAGCGGTACGGCCGGGCGGGCGTCGTCCGGGAGGTCACCGACCGCAAGCGACGCGAGCGGTTGCTGCGGACGCGGGCGCGCCAGCAGTCCGTCATCGCCGCCCTCGGCCGACAGAGCCTCGACGACGGCGACCTCGACGGCCTGATGGACGAGGCCACCCGCCGGGTGGCCGAGACGCTCGCCGTCGACTACGTGAAGGTGCTCGACCTGGACGACGACGGCGACGAGCTGCTGTTGCGCGCCGGGACCGGCTGGGACGAGGGGATCGTCGGCTCGGCGACCGTCTCCGCGGTCGAGAACGGGTCACAGGCGGCCTACACGCTCGACGCCAGCGACCCCGTCGTCGTGGAAGACCTGGCCGACGAGGAGCGGTTCGACGGACCCGACCTGCTGACGAACCACGACGTCAGGAGCGGCATCAGCGTCCTGATCGGCCCCGACGACGACCCGTGGGGCATCCTCGGCGTCCACGACACGGAGCCTCGCTCCGTCTCCCCGCTCGACGTCAACTTCGTCCAGTCGGTCGCGAACACGCTGGCCGCAGCCATCGAGGCCCACGCCCGCAAGCAGGAGCTAATCCGTCAGCGAGAGCAGCTCTCTGCGCTCGACGAGCTCAACCGCGTCGTCCGCGAGACCACCGACGCCGTCATCGAGCAGTCGACCCGCGAGGAGATCGAGGAGACGGTCTGCGAGCGGCTCGCGGCGACGGAGTCGTACCTGTTCGCCTGGCTCGGCGGCGTCGAGACCGGGTCGAGCGAGCTGGTCACGCGGGCCCAGGCCGGCGCGGCGGACTACCTCGACGAGATCGAGACGTCGATCGACCCGGACGACGACCTCGGACAGGGGCCGACCGGCCGAGCCTTCAGGACCCGCGAGACCCAGACCGTCGACGACGTCGAGACCGACGCGGACTACGCCCCCTGGTCTGTGGACGCGGTGGCCCACGGGATCCGGTCGTCGGCGGCCGTCCCCATCGTGCACGACAAGGTGCTCTACGGCGTGTTGAGCATCTACGCCGGGCGTACGGGTGCCTTCGAGGGACGGGAGCGAGCGGTGGTCGACCAGCTCGGGGAGTTCGTCGGGCACGCCATCGCCGCGACGGAGCGAAAGCAGGCGCTGATGAGCGACGAGGTCGTGGAACTGGAGTTCGAGATCGCGGACGTGTTCGAGGACTTCGGTGTCGAATCCGGGGAGGCCGGGCGGATCACCATCGAGAACACCGTGCCGATCTCCGACGACGAGTTCCGTATCTACGGGGCCGTCACGCCCGAGGGCCGAGCGACCCTGCGAACGGCGGTCGAGGAACACCCCCACTGGCACTCGCTGACCGTCCGGGGCGACCAGGACCGGCGCTTCGAGTTCTGTGCGACCGAGCCGCCGATCCTCTCGACGCTCGCGGCCGTCGGCGGTCGCATCGAGCGCGGCGTCGTCCGCGACGGCGACTACTACCTGACCGTCCACGTCCCGCCGTCGGCCGACGTCCGGCGCATCATCGACGCCGTCGACGAGCACTACCCGTCCTCGCAGCTGCTGAAGCGTCGGCAGACCACCCGCGAGGACCCACGGGCACGCGTCCAGCAGGCGCTCACTGACGACCTGACGGACCGCCAGCGGACGACGCTCGAGATCGCACACGGCATCGGCTTCTTCGAGTGGCCCCGCGAGGCGACGGCAGAGGAGGCGGCCGACTCGCTGGGCGTCGCAGCGCCGACCTTCCACCAGCACCTCCGCAAGGCACAGCGGAAGGTGTTCGACTCGCTGCTGGCCGCGAGGACGGCCGCGAGGCCGACGGAGTGA
- a CDS encoding DUF7344 domain-containing protein, with product MSNTKLDRSHRGGALDHLPATERHELLSSARRRVAVRVLTARDGSITLESLARSITAHEETNADDESVRAVSISLHHCHLPKLDEAAVVDYDADANDVRLTDEA from the coding sequence ATGTCAAACACCAAGCTTGACCGGTCGCACCGAGGGGGAGCGCTCGATCACCTCCCCGCGACGGAGCGACACGAACTGCTGTCCTCGGCCCGCCGCAGGGTCGCCGTGAGGGTACTCACGGCCCGCGACGGGTCGATCACTCTCGAGTCGCTCGCCCGCTCGATCACGGCCCACGAGGAGACGAACGCGGACGACGAGTCGGTCCGAGCGGTCTCGATCTCGCTTCACCACTGCCACCTCCCCAAACTGGACGAGGCGGCGGTCGTCGACTACGACGCGGACGCCAACGACGTCCGACTGACCGACGAGGCGTAA
- a CDS encoding glycosyltransferase translates to MTLPRVAAFTDTYLPTVNGVTYTVKTWRDRWHARGGRMDVVYPRSSHAPEDGEYPVRSVPFPFYEGFRVGMPQVPNAVAEADIVHAHTPFSLGMAGQRLARKVDAPLVASYHTPTGEYAEYVSVTDTVEAAVQSSAEHYERWFLDRAAVVVAPSAEAAAHVRNSVGADVAVEVIPNGVDTDFFAPRPDDDFRERHGLPDGPLVGYTGRHGHEKCLPDVIAACEGLDVTVVFGGDGPAREGLERRAAEADVDVRFLGFLDRAELPSLYGTLDVFAFPSPVETQGLVALEANCCGTPVAGVDAGALSDTVDDGETGYTYPEGDVDAFRNAIERTLAERERLRENCLARRERVSVERAVDRLRDVYEQVS, encoded by the coding sequence ATGACACTGCCGCGGGTGGCCGCGTTCACCGACACGTACCTGCCGACGGTCAACGGCGTGACCTACACGGTCAAGACGTGGCGGGACCGCTGGCACGCCCGCGGCGGGCGGATGGACGTGGTCTACCCGCGCAGCAGTCACGCCCCCGAGGACGGGGAGTATCCCGTCCGGAGCGTCCCGTTCCCGTTCTACGAGGGGTTCCGAGTCGGGATGCCACAGGTCCCCAACGCCGTCGCGGAGGCCGACATCGTCCACGCGCACACCCCCTTCAGCCTCGGGATGGCGGGCCAGCGCCTCGCCCGGAAGGTCGACGCGCCGCTGGTCGCCTCCTACCACACGCCGACCGGGGAGTACGCGGAGTACGTCTCGGTCACCGACACCGTCGAGGCGGCGGTCCAGTCCAGCGCCGAGCACTACGAGCGGTGGTTCCTCGACCGGGCCGCCGTGGTCGTCGCCCCGAGCGCCGAGGCCGCCGCCCACGTCCGGAACTCGGTCGGGGCCGACGTGGCCGTCGAGGTGATCCCGAACGGCGTCGACACCGACTTCTTCGCCCCGCGGCCCGACGACGACTTCCGCGAGCGCCACGGCCTGCCCGACGGGCCGCTGGTGGGCTACACGGGCCGGCACGGCCACGAGAAGTGCCTGCCGGACGTCATCGCGGCCTGTGAGGGGCTGGACGTGACCGTGGTCTTCGGCGGCGACGGTCCGGCCCGCGAGGGGCTGGAGCGGCGGGCCGCCGAGGCCGACGTCGACGTCCGCTTCCTGGGCTTTCTGGACCGCGCCGAACTGCCGTCGCTGTACGGCACGCTCGACGTGTTCGCGTTCCCCAGCCCCGTCGAGACCCAGGGGCTCGTCGCGCTGGAGGCCAACTGCTGTGGGACGCCCGTCGCCGGCGTCGACGCGGGGGCGCTCAGCGACACCGTCGACGACGGCGAGACCGGCTACACCTATCCGGAGGGCGACGTCGACGCCTTCCGGAACGCGATCGAGCGGACGCTGGCCGAGCGTGAGCGCCTCCGGGAGAACTGTCTGGCCCGCCGCGAGCGGGTCAGCGTCGAGCGCGCCGTCGACCGGCTCCGGGACGTCTACGAGCAGGTCAGCTAG